One Halobaculum sp. CBA1158 DNA segment encodes these proteins:
- a CDS encoding type II CAAX endopeptidase family protein — protein sequence MAESVGRVRAWYHGLDPRAQAVLAAVGLGLAGVVVAAAVVNLVFLAVVLAGFSVSPLAQVALSLVFVQGISFGGLASIYLLRRGRSPLSLFSIPSLRDLAITVAGFVGSFVLLFGVGSILLAVGAEGAPNQTAELGAENPEVLLLLIPAAFVFIGPGEEILFRGVVQNRLREAFPARVAIPIASAIFGAVHYVALSGAPAARLVTVGSLTVITLVFGVTYEYTDNLVVPSLLHGAYDAVLFGLLYVVVAYGPGVDAEGGGGGTGTTGALVDVAIALPLG from the coding sequence ATGGCCGAGTCAGTTGGCCGGGTCCGAGCGTGGTATCACGGACTGGACCCGCGAGCGCAGGCGGTGTTGGCGGCGGTCGGGCTCGGGCTCGCCGGCGTCGTCGTCGCGGCGGCCGTGGTGAACCTCGTGTTCCTCGCGGTCGTGCTGGCGGGCTTCTCGGTGTCGCCGCTGGCACAGGTCGCGCTCTCGCTCGTGTTCGTCCAGGGGATCTCCTTCGGCGGGCTGGCGTCGATCTACCTCCTGCGTCGCGGGCGCTCGCCGCTGTCGCTGTTCTCGATCCCGTCGCTGCGCGACCTTGCGATCACGGTCGCGGGGTTCGTCGGGTCGTTCGTCCTGCTGTTCGGGGTCGGATCGATCCTGCTCGCGGTCGGCGCGGAGGGCGCGCCGAACCAGACGGCGGAACTCGGCGCGGAGAACCCGGAGGTCCTGCTGCTGTTGATCCCCGCGGCGTTCGTCTTCATCGGACCGGGCGAGGAGATCCTCTTTCGGGGCGTCGTCCAGAACCGCCTCCGGGAGGCGTTCCCGGCGCGGGTCGCGATCCCGATCGCCAGCGCCATCTTCGGGGCCGTCCACTACGTCGCGCTCTCGGGCGCGCCGGCCGCGCGACTCGTCACGGTCGGCTCGCTGACGGTCATCACCCTCGTCTTCGGCGTCACCTACGAGTACACCGACAACCTCGTCGTCCCGTCGCTGCTTCACGGCGCGTACGACGCGGTCCTGTTCGGCCTCCTGTACGTGGTCGTGGCGTACGGCCCCGGCGTCGACGCCGAGGGCGGAGGCGGCGGGACCGGGACGACCGGCGCGCTCGTGGACGTCGCGATCGCGCTCCCCCTCGGCTGA
- a CDS encoding NUDIX hydrolase — MPNPDDRSDAEGLAWETLDSDVDYSCPGFDVRRDEVRLPDDTETEFHYVDEPETVVVLAFADGGETVVLVEEWRQAVGRVNRGLPAGGVESDDADLAAAARRELREETGHEAETVERLHAAEPTNGFANSVHHYFLARGCALAEGQDLDFNESIRPVRTDYAAFRDAVLAGEVRDGRAVQGVAMYEARRRSDRP, encoded by the coding sequence ATGCCCAACCCCGACGACCGATCCGACGCCGAGGGCCTCGCGTGGGAGACGCTCGACTCGGACGTCGACTACTCGTGTCCCGGCTTCGACGTGCGCCGCGACGAGGTGCGCCTCCCGGACGACACCGAGACCGAGTTCCACTACGTCGACGAGCCGGAGACTGTGGTCGTGCTCGCGTTCGCCGACGGCGGCGAGACGGTCGTCCTCGTCGAGGAGTGGCGACAGGCCGTCGGCCGGGTGAACCGCGGGCTGCCGGCCGGCGGCGTCGAGTCGGACGACGCGGACCTCGCGGCCGCGGCCCGGCGGGAACTGCGCGAGGAGACCGGCCACGAGGCGGAGACGGTCGAGCGACTCCACGCCGCCGAGCCGACGAACGGCTTCGCGAACTCCGTACACCACTACTTCCTCGCCCGCGGGTGTGCGCTCGCGGAGGGACAGGACCTCGACTTCAACGAGAGCATCCGTCCCGTCAGGACCGACTACGCGGCGTTCCGCGACGCCGTGCTCGCCGGCGAGGTCCGCGACGGTCGCGCCGTGCAGGGCGTGGCGATGTACGAGGCGCGGCGGAGATCTGACCGACCGTAG
- a CDS encoding arylsulfotransferase family protein, whose product MNTRAAGLVLAGVLLFGLTVAGSAAVAPDRGATPGGDGDARQTLVGSQGGGTGWHEHGSAYLVNGTDVEWREASADSYFDVQRLPDGRVLAGFMDGGYEDCGPYESPCTHTGIRLIDPDADGGPTVVEEYGFPVRTESNSEIHDAEPLPDGGYAMTDMDAERILVVEDGEVTWTWNASELYDEPEDPTRTDWLHINDIDRIEEDVFLVSVRNANQLVLVERLDDGGSEVIEVINADEEGSSDDSCQVRGDQLRDTDGDEDIRCGDPEVLDHQHNPQWIAGSIEGEPGDRHVSEDAAVLVADSDNDRVVELHRTADGEWEVAWTLTAVDGSSLHWPRDADRLSNGHTLITDTLNKRVVEVDENGTTVWRFPTDRIPYEADRVPREYQGTERDLPTATAGGTVDATATGSGLPVLSTLVVGVRAAAPWAPVWFGETQVGLTLVSAALVLGGGGVALGDRLRDGDGGDGGDGGDDEDDD is encoded by the coding sequence ATGAACACGCGTGCGGCCGGGCTGGTTCTCGCGGGCGTCCTCCTGTTCGGGCTGACCGTCGCTGGGAGCGCGGCGGTCGCCCCCGACCGCGGAGCCACGCCGGGCGGCGACGGCGACGCTCGCCAGACGCTCGTCGGCTCGCAGGGCGGCGGCACGGGGTGGCACGAGCACGGAAGCGCCTACCTGGTGAACGGGACCGACGTGGAGTGGCGCGAGGCGTCGGCGGACAGCTACTTCGACGTGCAGCGACTGCCCGACGGGCGCGTGCTCGCCGGCTTCATGGACGGCGGCTACGAGGACTGCGGCCCCTACGAGTCGCCGTGCACGCACACCGGGATCCGGCTGATCGACCCCGACGCCGACGGCGGGCCGACCGTCGTCGAGGAGTACGGCTTCCCCGTGCGCACCGAGTCGAACAGCGAGATCCACGACGCCGAGCCGTTGCCCGACGGCGGCTACGCCATGACCGACATGGACGCCGAGCGGATCCTGGTCGTCGAGGACGGCGAGGTGACGTGGACGTGGAACGCCTCAGAGCTGTACGACGAACCGGAGGATCCCACGCGGACCGACTGGCTCCACATCAACGACATCGACCGGATCGAGGAGGACGTATTCCTCGTGTCCGTCCGCAACGCCAACCAGTTGGTGCTCGTCGAGCGCCTCGACGACGGCGGCAGCGAGGTCATCGAGGTGATCAACGCCGACGAGGAGGGATCCTCCGACGACTCCTGTCAGGTGCGCGGCGACCAACTCCGCGACACCGACGGCGACGAGGACATCCGCTGTGGCGACCCCGAGGTACTCGACCACCAGCACAACCCCCAGTGGATCGCCGGCTCCATCGAGGGCGAACCGGGCGACCGTCACGTCTCCGAGGACGCCGCGGTGCTCGTGGCGGACTCCGACAACGACCGCGTCGTCGAGCTTCACCGCACGGCCGACGGCGAGTGGGAGGTCGCCTGGACGCTCACCGCCGTCGACGGGAGTTCGCTGCACTGGCCCCGCGACGCCGACCGACTCTCGAACGGCCACACGCTGATCACGGACACGCTGAACAAGCGGGTCGTCGAGGTCGACGAGAACGGCACCACGGTCTGGCGGTTCCCGACCGACCGCATCCCCTACGAGGCCGACCGCGTCCCCCGCGAGTACCAGGGCACCGAGCGCGACCTCCCGACGGCGACCGCCGGCGGCACGGTCGACGCGACCGCGACGGGGTCGGGTCTGCCGGTGCTCTCGACGCTCGTCGTCGGGGTTCGGGCGGCCGCGCCGTGGGCTCCGGTGTGGTTCGGCGAGACGCAGGTGGGGCTCACGCTCGTCTCCGCGGCGCTCGTACTCGGCGGCGGGGGCGTCGCCCTCGGAGACCGCCTCCGCGACGGCGACGGCGGCGACGGCGGCGACGGCGGCGACGACGAGGACGACGACTGA
- a CDS encoding AAA family ATPase codes for MTNTARLVTVCGLPGAGKTTVAEAAAERLDADLLRTDVVRKELFSDPEYTSTESRRTYEELLARADDALAAGHAVVLDGTFRRASRRNRAREVADRNGVPFDLLRVACEERVAKERLREREGDASDADVRVYDLLREEFEPVDDPVVVDNSGDLDATMSRVQELF; via the coding sequence ATGACGAACACAGCGCGGCTCGTCACCGTCTGCGGACTTCCCGGCGCGGGTAAGACCACCGTCGCCGAGGCGGCCGCCGAGCGCCTCGACGCCGACCTCCTCCGGACGGACGTGGTTCGCAAGGAACTGTTCTCCGACCCCGAGTACACGAGCACCGAGTCGCGCCGCACGTACGAGGAACTGCTCGCGCGGGCCGACGACGCCCTCGCGGCGGGCCACGCGGTCGTGCTCGACGGGACGTTCCGCCGGGCCTCGCGCCGGAACCGGGCGCGGGAGGTCGCCGACCGGAACGGCGTCCCGTTCGACCTGCTGCGGGTCGCCTGCGAGGAGCGGGTCGCGAAGGAGCGCCTCCGGGAACGCGAGGGCGACGCCTCCGACGCCGACGTGCGGGTGTACGACCTCCTCCGCGAGGAGTTCGAGCCCGTCGACGACCCCGTCGTCGTCGACAACTCCGGCGACCTCGACGCGACGATGTCTCGGGTCCAGGAACTGTTCTGA
- a CDS encoding AAA family ATPase translates to MTYLRNVSITGFKAVEELEFQPNNLTLITGRNNSGKTSVLEAIDLLFNPSKIKQYDDLVGKLVNAKSEKAVLSCEYQKGTQLSLRDFDGDGNVARTKTRALEIKKPEPDRVTEIFISSVLDIVENSPDSRYFVDRFAGQTLDIEDESNVLGEIIIDTIKDLVTSNSESVARKAEESCIILTVDGVEYEYIYLGEFYSNYTESVAKKGANRIRNQIVESDKLPEQNIEEARLLSAIKDVLIPRFGKGRFVGDEPTSIDGIQHIGQSLSLDPENIDMNKEEAAVRLSNIEEYIKNNNIVKNLDTLSFDQLVFESRGDKYQVPFSFMGSGFHAIMGLLWALSNTRNSGNVLLIEEGENHLHPGYIAEFVHRILKIIMDENVQIFLTTHSLDLIRTIFNEDIFQEEHKYLLENFCLLQMNPPVTESYSYQEAQRQLNELRLDLRGL, encoded by the coding sequence ATGACGTATCTTCGGAACGTATCTATCACGGGGTTCAAAGCTGTCGAAGAACTAGAATTTCAGCCAAACAATCTCACCCTTATCACCGGTAGGAACAACTCTGGCAAGACATCAGTCTTGGAAGCAATAGATCTGTTATTCAATCCATCCAAGATCAAGCAATACGATGATCTTGTCGGAAAATTAGTAAACGCAAAGTCCGAGAAGGCTGTTCTCTCCTGCGAATATCAAAAAGGTACCCAATTGTCGCTAAGGGATTTTGACGGTGATGGAAACGTGGCACGAACAAAAACTCGTGCACTAGAAATAAAGAAGCCAGAACCAGACCGAGTAACTGAGATTTTCATCTCATCTGTACTTGACATTGTGGAGAATAGTCCAGATTCTAGATATTTTGTGGATCGTTTTGCCGGACAAACATTAGATATTGAAGATGAGTCGAACGTACTGGGTGAAATTATAATTGATACAATAAAAGACCTCGTCACAAGTAATTCGGAATCTGTGGCTCGGAAGGCCGAGGAAAGCTGTATAATACTTACTGTAGACGGTGTAGAATACGAATATATCTACTTAGGAGAGTTCTACTCCAACTACACCGAATCAGTCGCGAAGAAAGGCGCAAATAGAATTAGAAATCAAATTGTAGAATCTGATAAGCTACCAGAACAGAACATTGAGGAGGCACGTCTTCTCTCGGCTATCAAGGACGTACTTATACCTCGCTTTGGAAAGGGAAGATTTGTCGGAGATGAACCGACGTCGATAGATGGAATCCAACACATTGGACAATCCCTGTCATTGGATCCAGAAAACATCGATATGAACAAGGAGGAAGCTGCTGTTCGCCTCAGTAACATTGAAGAATATATCAAGAACAACAATATTGTCAAGAATCTTGACACGCTTTCCTTTGACCAGTTAGTTTTCGAGTCCAGGGGAGACAAATACCAGGTACCATTCAGCTTCATGGGATCCGGATTCCATGCGATAATGGGGTTGCTGTGGGCGCTTTCAAACACCCGTAATAGTGGAAATGTTCTACTGATTGAGGAGGGTGAGAACCACCTACACCCAGGGTACATTGCAGAGTTCGTACACCGAATCCTTAAGATAATTATGGATGAGAACGTTCAGATATTTCTCACTACTCACAGCTTAGATCTTATCAGGACTATATTCAATGAAGATATATTCCAAGAAGAACATAAGTATCTACTTGAGAACTTCTGTCTACTGCAAATGAATCCTCCAGTAACTGAAAGCTATTCCTATCAAGAGGCTCAGCGTCAGCTAAACGAACTTAGATTAGATCTTAGGGGATTATGA
- a CDS encoding PIN domain-containing protein, giving the protein MTFLDSSVIIDMLAGVDETVAFVEDQGGPYLTSTVCVYEVLEGKLGAESTDVAAAREDFGGVTALDLTEALSLEAARLQDQLLDDGQRMAARDLLIAATARSTGDHLVVADSDFQTEVLESYLTVTNLRE; this is encoded by the coding sequence GTGACGTTCCTCGACTCCTCGGTCATCATCGACATGCTCGCCGGCGTCGACGAGACGGTTGCGTTCGTCGAGGATCAAGGCGGGCCGTATCTCACATCGACGGTCTGTGTGTACGAGGTATTGGAGGGAAAACTGGGTGCGGAATCGACGGACGTGGCGGCTGCTCGCGAGGACTTCGGCGGTGTCACCGCACTCGATCTGACGGAGGCGCTCTCGCTCGAAGCGGCCCGGCTTCAGGATCAGCTCCTCGACGACGGACAGCGCATGGCCGCCCGTGATCTCCTTATCGCCGCGACGGCACGCTCGACCGGTGACCACCTCGTCGTCGCTGATAGCGACTTCCAGACGGAGGTGTTGGAGTCGTACCTCACCGTGACGAACCTGCGCGAGTAA
- a CDS encoding antitoxin VapB family protein — MSTSIRVTDETKRKLSKLKRDDETWDEFLDRLANNEEPINVGAWSDEEAERARDAVDRSRESFER; from the coding sequence ATGAGTACCAGCATCCGAGTGACCGACGAGACGAAGCGGAAGCTGTCGAAGTTGAAACGCGACGACGAGACGTGGGACGAGTTTCTCGATCGGCTCGCGAACAACGAGGAGCCGATCAACGTCGGTGCGTGGTCCGACGAGGAAGCCGAGCGTGCGCGTGACGCGGTCGACCGCTCGCGGGAGAGTTTCGAGCGGTGA
- a CDS encoding PIN domain-containing protein — translation MILDTAFILDLMADLPEAHEKLDELEANGAVLKLSTMTLLELYIGIEAYTGTEEAREIRRILRGVPRVDMDQQIAEEAGRMIGRLDPSKYKRKKGDAVIAATAEVEGDAVVTRNVDDFERHGVPVEAY, via the coding sequence ATGATCCTCGATACCGCGTTTATTCTCGACCTGATGGCCGATCTGCCGGAGGCACACGAGAAACTGGACGAGTTGGAGGCGAACGGTGCTGTATTGAAACTCTCTACGATGACTCTGCTGGAACTGTACATCGGCATCGAAGCGTACACAGGGACGGAGGAAGCCCGTGAGATACGTCGGATCCTGCGCGGTGTCCCACGGGTGGATATGGATCAGCAAATTGCCGAGGAAGCAGGTCGGATGATCGGCCGTTTGGACCCCTCGAAGTACAAGCGAAAGAAGGGTGACGCGGTGATCGCGGCAACCGCCGAAGTGGAAGGCGATGCAGTCGTTACACGGAACGTCGACGATTTCGAACGCCACGGGGTACCCGTCGAAGCTTACTGA
- a CDS encoding antitoxin VapB family protein: MSTKPVRLEEDVYNRIEAHKRDDETFSEAIERLIGGPSLRDLGGILDSDTVETMRENVEAAEDDDAEEVEAVAERFE; encoded by the coding sequence ATGAGTACGAAACCAGTTCGGCTGGAGGAGGACGTATACAATCGGATCGAGGCCCACAAACGCGACGACGAGACCTTCTCGGAAGCAATCGAGCGGCTGATCGGCGGACCGTCGCTGCGGGACCTCGGGGGAATCCTCGACAGCGATACCGTCGAGACGATGCGCGAGAACGTCGAGGCGGCCGAGGACGACGACGCCGAGGAGGTCGAAGCGGTCGCCGAGCGATTCGAATGA
- the trmY gene encoding tRNA (pseudouridine(54)-N(1))-methyltransferase TrmY: MRQFVVSGHDAPTTPEFSLDDLAGGAGRLDLLCRCVNAGLFLSHGIREDSRVHLVLGDEYTVRFSGATARGLHPDERTTAARVRDALDAREDAIGHMPAEVSPGVELYRMGLAETLDSLDGTVVHLHEDGDPVAEASPPADPIFVLSDHHDFTAAEADLLAEHADRRVRLGPEAIHADHAIAVANNYLDTDGYERY, translated from the coding sequence ATGCGCCAGTTCGTCGTCAGCGGTCACGACGCCCCCACGACGCCCGAGTTCAGCCTCGACGACCTCGCGGGCGGAGCCGGACGGCTGGATCTGCTGTGTCGCTGCGTGAACGCCGGCTTGTTCCTCTCGCACGGCATCCGCGAGGACAGCCGCGTCCACCTCGTTCTCGGCGACGAGTACACCGTCCGCTTCTCGGGTGCGACCGCCCGCGGGCTTCACCCGGACGAGCGCACCACCGCCGCGCGGGTACGCGACGCGCTCGACGCCCGCGAGGACGCCATCGGCCACATGCCCGCCGAGGTGTCCCCCGGCGTCGAACTCTATCGGATGGGCCTCGCGGAGACGCTCGATTCGCTCGACGGAACGGTCGTCCACCTCCACGAGGACGGCGACCCCGTCGCCGAGGCGTCGCCGCCGGCGGATCCGATCTTCGTGCTCTCGGATCACCACGACTTCACGGCCGCGGAGGCGGACCTGCTCGCCGAGCACGCGGACCGGCGCGTCCGACTCGGGCCGGAGGCGATCCACGCGGACCACGCGATCGCGGTGGCGAACAACTACCTCGACACCGACGGCTACGAGCGCTACTGA
- a CDS encoding ABC transporter substrate-binding protein has protein sequence MTNDDIKRVFDRMDRRTFLSGTGAAGVAAVSGCIGGGDDGSDGTDSGSDDGSDGTDSGSDDGDSGGSSGGTLNLALVKSPLEFDPIVLNDVPSDQVASQIFEGLYTYDESTGVVPELATGEPEVSDDGTTYTVTMTTDATFSNGDPVTPEDVKYSFEAPVDEETENASEFNMIDSIETEGDDTLVFNLSYPYGPFMNTLAAGRIVPMSVREEDKEAFNTENPVGSGPFVFDSWQEGDYVDLVRNEDYWGEPMANLETVHYTPITEATTRVTTLQNGENDVIEEIPPKLYSTVRGIDDASIDEVPGIGYFYLAFNCNEGPTADPMVREAIDYCFSMDTAVEQYVEPTGVRQYAPTPASITEEWGFPIDEWEQIPHDKNIDEATALFDEAGVSMDYNWKIIVPPDDKREQIGVSVSNGLKEAGFSNVEVQRLDWGAFLEAYVTGNEDDYNMYTLGWSGTPDPDAFTYYMFGRTDDTLGVTNGTYYGENSESGIEATEKIVEARQSADREERKQLYTEAITTILEDRAHLPAYNLKNSFGVKEYVNDFTSHPVDSFHLVTDHNNVFVDK, from the coding sequence ATGACAAACGACGACATCAAGCGTGTGTTCGACCGTATGGACCGCCGGACGTTCCTGAGCGGTACCGGGGCCGCGGGCGTCGCGGCCGTGTCCGGCTGTATCGGCGGCGGCGACGACGGCAGCGACGGGACCGACAGCGGCTCCGACGACGGCAGCGACGGGACCGACAGCGGCTCCGACGACGGCGACTCCGGGGGATCGAGCGGCGGCACGCTCAACCTCGCGCTCGTCAAGAGCCCGCTGGAGTTCGACCCGATCGTGCTCAACGACGTTCCGTCCGACCAGGTCGCCTCACAGATCTTCGAGGGGCTGTACACGTACGACGAGAGCACAGGCGTCGTCCCCGAGCTCGCGACCGGCGAGCCGGAAGTCAGCGACGACGGCACCACCTACACGGTGACGATGACGACGGACGCGACGTTCTCGAACGGCGACCCCGTCACCCCCGAGGACGTGAAGTACAGCTTCGAGGCCCCGGTCGACGAGGAGACCGAGAACGCCTCGGAGTTCAACATGATCGACTCCATCGAAACGGAGGGCGACGACACGCTCGTGTTCAACCTCTCGTACCCGTACGGGCCGTTCATGAACACGCTCGCGGCGGGTCGGATCGTCCCGATGTCCGTCCGCGAGGAGGACAAGGAGGCGTTCAACACGGAGAACCCCGTGGGCTCCGGTCCGTTCGTCTTCGACAGCTGGCAGGAGGGCGACTACGTGGACCTCGTGCGCAACGAGGACTACTGGGGCGAGCCGATGGCGAACCTCGAGACGGTCCACTACACGCCGATCACGGAGGCGACGACCCGCGTCACCACGCTTCAGAACGGCGAGAACGACGTGATCGAGGAGATCCCGCCGAAGCTGTACTCGACGGTCCGCGGGATCGACGACGCGAGCATCGACGAGGTGCCCGGAATCGGCTACTTCTACCTCGCGTTCAACTGCAACGAGGGTCCGACCGCGGACCCCATGGTCCGCGAGGCGATCGACTACTGCTTCTCGATGGACACCGCAGTCGAGCAGTACGTCGAGCCGACCGGCGTCCGGCAGTACGCGCCGACGCCCGCGTCGATCACCGAGGAGTGGGGCTTCCCGATCGACGAGTGGGAGCAGATCCCCCACGACAAGAACATCGACGAGGCGACCGCGCTGTTCGACGAGGCCGGCGTCTCGATGGACTACAACTGGAAGATCATCGTCCCGCCGGACGACAAGCGCGAACAGATCGGAGTCTCCGTCTCGAACGGCCTCAAGGAGGCCGGGTTCAGCAACGTCGAGGTCCAGCGGCTCGACTGGGGTGCGTTCCTCGAGGCGTACGTCACGGGGAACGAGGACGACTACAACATGTACACGCTCGGCTGGTCCGGTACGCCCGACCCCGACGCGTTCACCTACTACATGTTCGGTCGCACCGACGACACGCTCGGCGTGACGAACGGGACCTACTACGGCGAGAACAGCGAGAGCGGCATCGAGGCCACCGAGAAGATCGTGGAGGCTCGCCAGTCCGCCGACCGCGAGGAGCGCAAGCAGCTGTACACGGAAGCGATCACTACGATCCTCGAGGATCGCGCGCACCTGCCCGCGTACAACCTCAAGAACAGCTTCGGCGTCAAGGAGTACGTCAACGACTTCACGTCGCACCCGGTGGACTCGTTCCACCTGGTGACCGACCACAACAACGTCTTCGTTGACAAGTAA
- a CDS encoding ABC transporter permease has product MGRAQYTIRRILQAVPVLLGVVTITYFLMEAMPGDPVSIMLGPSPSAQQAAAIRAKYGLDQPLWLRYLNYLWDVIQLDLGTSLYYEVPVTQKIMERLPVTVLLLVSSFTFAIVTSIPLGIISAKRRNKPTDHVARVVALLGVSTPSFWIGLVLIILFAYQVSWFPATNLVLPWASPAEVGVDSQFDVLVTSLHHLVLPTISLGTLQMAALTRIERSSMLEVLGEEYVKLARAYGVKETTILRKHAFRNAQLPLITLLGLQLTSAIGGAVLTETVFSINGMGTLIITAINNQDFALVVGTTLVLGLVFVVGVIVTDLSYAYIDPRVTFEDAD; this is encoded by the coding sequence ATGGGACGTGCACAGTATACGATCCGACGAATCCTGCAGGCGGTGCCTGTGCTGCTCGGGGTCGTCACGATCACGTATTTCCTGATGGAGGCGATGCCGGGCGACCCGGTGAGCATCATGCTCGGGCCGTCGCCCAGCGCCCAACAGGCCGCCGCCATCAGAGCGAAGTACGGACTCGACCAGCCGCTGTGGCTCCGCTATCTGAACTACCTCTGGGACGTGATACAGCTCGATCTGGGTACGAGTCTGTACTACGAGGTCCCCGTCACCCAGAAGATCATGGAGCGGCTGCCGGTGACGGTGCTGCTGCTCGTATCGAGCTTCACGTTCGCCATCGTGACGTCGATCCCGCTGGGGATCATCTCGGCCAAGCGGCGCAACAAGCCGACCGACCACGTCGCTCGGGTCGTGGCGCTGCTGGGCGTTTCAACGCCCTCCTTCTGGATCGGCCTGGTCCTCATCATCCTGTTCGCCTACCAGGTCAGTTGGTTCCCCGCGACGAACCTCGTCCTCCCGTGGGCGTCGCCCGCGGAGGTGGGCGTCGACAGTCAGTTCGACGTGCTCGTCACGTCGCTGCACCACCTCGTGTTGCCGACGATATCGCTCGGCACGCTCCAGATGGCGGCGCTCACGCGGATCGAGCGCTCCTCGATGCTGGAGGTGCTCGGCGAGGAGTACGTCAAGCTCGCGCGAGCCTACGGCGTCAAGGAGACGACGATCCTCCGCAAGCACGCCTTCCGTAACGCACAGCTCCCGCTCATCACGCTGTTGGGGCTCCAACTCACCAGCGCCATCGGCGGAGCGGTGCTGACCGAGACCGTCTTCTCCATCAACGGGATGGGGACGCTCATCATCACCGCGATCAACAACCAGGACTTCGCGCTGGTCGTCGGCACGACGCTCGTGCTCGGCTTGGTGTTCGTCGTCGGGGTCATCGTCACCGACCTCTCGTACGCGTACATCGACCCGCGAGTCACCTTCGAGGACGCAGACTGA
- a CDS encoding ABC transporter permease, producing the protein MATTTGSDTDSRTESESQPVDSDPEQPAANVGWRYTVSQVRRDPTALAGLGIIGVATLVAVIAFFDQTVLPILGVEQYAIAQAVWLSPNAEVAPQLLPPAWTTNVFGEGTWAHPLGTDDRGRDILARVFYGTRIAMSVGVIATTIALVVGMLVGSVAGYYGGRIDDVLMRAVETLYAIPFLVLVIVFMVAFGRNLTFAMIGVGIANIPTFARLIRSRVLSVREEDYIEAARAAGVRDRNIIFRHVIPNSFAPVLVQATLQIGVAILIVAGLSFLGFGAQPPTPSWGQMLSQSRDYMLPDPWFSIWPGMAILITVVGFNLLGDGLRDALDPRINN; encoded by the coding sequence ATGGCGACGACAACCGGATCCGACACGGACTCGCGAACCGAGAGCGAATCACAGCCCGTCGACTCCGATCCCGAACAGCCCGCCGCGAACGTCGGGTGGCGCTACACCGTCTCACAGGTCCGTCGCGACCCGACGGCGCTCGCGGGACTGGGGATCATCGGAGTCGCGACGCTCGTCGCGGTCATCGCGTTCTTCGATCAGACCGTCCTCCCGATACTCGGGGTGGAACAGTACGCCATCGCGCAGGCCGTGTGGCTGAGTCCCAACGCCGAGGTCGCCCCTCAGCTGCTCCCGCCGGCGTGGACGACCAACGTCTTCGGCGAGGGGACGTGGGCCCACCCGCTGGGCACCGACGACCGCGGGCGCGACATCCTCGCGCGGGTGTTCTACGGCACGCGCATCGCCATGTCCGTCGGCGTCATCGCGACGACCATCGCGCTGGTGGTCGGGATGCTCGTCGGGTCGGTCGCGGGCTACTACGGCGGTCGCATCGACGACGTGCTGATGCGCGCCGTCGAGACGCTGTACGCCATCCCGTTCCTCGTGCTCGTCATCGTGTTCATGGTCGCGTTCGGTCGCAACCTCACGTTCGCGATGATCGGCGTCGGGATCGCCAACATCCCGACGTTCGCCCGGCTCATCCGCTCGCGGGTGCTGTCGGTGCGCGAAGAGGACTACATCGAGGCGGCGCGAGCGGCCGGCGTGCGCGACCGTAACATCATCTTCAGACACGTCATTCCGAACAGCTTCGCGCCCGTTCTGGTACAGGCGACCCTGCAGATCGGCGTGGCGATCCTCATCGTCGCCGGGCTGTCGTTCCTCGGCTTCGGCGCACAGCCGCCCACGCCGTCGTGGGGACAGATGCTCTCGCAGTCGCGCGACTACATGCTGCCCGACCCGTGGTTCAGCATCTGGCCCGGGATGGCGATCCTCATCACCGTGGTCGGCTTCAACCTGCTCGGCGACGGGCTCCGCGACGCGCTCGACCCCCGTATCAACAACTGA